In Perca fluviatilis chromosome 3, GENO_Pfluv_1.0, whole genome shotgun sequence, the following proteins share a genomic window:
- the LOC120555232 gene encoding secretory phospholipase A2 receptor-like has protein sequence MNSILSEDNMERNIPRLLLIHLIFVILSTPPCAATTGLSILKVVPISNPYSWAVAQNYCRWHHSDLITIKTQQEADKLAPYEGWIGLYSDTSSPEWKWSRGDERATFFNWDSNEPDHNQHCVLMHNSAPKWKSEDCSSSQPFLCDEGLILVQENKTWEEALVHCTQLEAAGSTTCPYQLAILSEPNDNLMDTETIRLNATTSEVWVGLRFLAGDWLWMSPNTSSDLPQCPAEQQHCGALVPGNTEWKIMSCSEKRNFLCSRRPTK, from the exons ATGAATAGCAT CCTTTCTGAAGACAACATGGAGAGAAACATCCCCAGGCTTCTCCTCATCCACCTCATCTTTGtcatcctctccactcctccGTGTGCAGCCACTACAGGCCTGAGCATCTTAAAGGTTGTCCCCATCTCCAATCCGTATAGCTGGGCTGTTGCTCAGAACTACTGCAGATGGCACCATAGTGACTTGATCACCATCAAAACCCAACAGGAGGCTGACAAGCTTGCCCCGTATGAAGGCTGGATTGGTCTGTATAGCGATACATCGTCACCGGAGTGGAAATGGTCCAGAGGAGATGAGAGAGCCACATTCTTCAACTGGGATTCAA ATGAACCAGACCATAACCAGCACTGTGTTTTGATGCACAACTCAGCTCCAAAATGGAAAAGTGAAGATTGCTCTAGCAGTCAGCCCTTCTTGTGTGATGAAGGCCTGATTCTGGTCCAGGAGAATAAGACATGGGAAGAAGCCTTGGTGCACTGCACACAGCTGGAGGCTGCGGGCAGCACCACATGCCCGTACCAGCTTGCCATCCTGTCAGAACCAAACGACAATCTGATGGACACAGAGACAATAAGATTGAATGCAACCACTTCTGAG GTGTGGGTTGGACTGCGTTTCCtggctggtgattggctgtggATGAGCCCAAACACGAGCTCCGACCTTCCTCAATGTCCTGCAGAGCAGCAGCACTGCGGCGCCCTGGTTCCCGGTAACACCGAGTGGAAGATCATGAGCTGTAGTGAGAAAAGAAACTTCCTCTGCAGCAGAAGACCCACCAAATAA
- the LOC120555381 gene encoding putative gonadotropin-releasing hormone II receptor, which produces MNASCWDPAVIMYQQSSGFDLNASCDWLTPHCNWTSVDRALQLPTFSTAAKVRVIITFILCGIATFCNLAVLWAVNGHKRQSHVRVLIINLTAADLLVTFIVMPVDAVWNITVQWLAGDLACRFLMFLKLQAMYSCAFVTVVISLDRQSAILNPLAISMARKRNRVMLMVAWTMSALFSIPQMFIFHNVTITYPANFTQCTTRGSFVTHWQETAYNMFTFSCLFLLPLVIMIVCYTRIFIQISKRMTKKNSSSNEPHLRCSKNNIPKARMRTLKMSIVIVICFIVCWTPYYLLGLWYWFFPDDLEGKVSHSLTHILFICGLFNACLDPIIYGLFTMRFHRGLRSCYRNTRVMSDLETNKMKCTATALPYERRMATGEKDSNCGQAESKSPLKGDTLVISALSVQHDQKTEQNQDLDTANRTG; this is translated from the exons ATGAACGCCTCGTGCTGGGATCCTGCAGTCATCATGTATCAGCAGAGCTCAGGGTTTGACCTCAATGCCAGCTGTGACTGGCTGACCCCTCACTGTAACTGGACATCAGTGGACAGAGCACTGCAGCTGCCTACCTTTTCTACAGCGGCCAAAGTCAGAGTGATCATTACCTTCATCCTGTGTGGCATTGCCACTTTCTGCAATTTGGCTGTGCTGTGGGCAGTCAATGGCCACAAGCGCCAGTCCCACGTCCGTGTGCTGATAATCAACCTGACTGCTGCCGATCTCTTGGTTACTTTCATTGTGATGCCTGTGGACGCAGTGTGGAACATCACAGTTCAGTGGCTGGCCGGTGACCTGGCCTGCAGATTTCTGATGTTCCTCAAGCTGCAGGCCATGTACTCCTGTGCCTTTGTCACAGTGGTGATTAGTCTGGACAGACAGTCGGCTATCCTCAACCCTCTGGCCATCAGCATGGCCCGTAAAAGAAACAGGGTCATGCTGATGGTGGCTTGGACTATGAGCGCCTTGTTCTCAATCCCTCAG ATGTTCATTTTCCATAATGTGACCATCACATATCCAGCCAACTTTACTCAGTGCACAACTAGGGGGAGCTTTGTCACTCACTGGCAGGAAACAGCCTACAACATGTTCACCTTCTCCTGCCTCTTCCTGCTGCCGCTGGTCATAATGATTGTCTGCTACACCAGGATCTTCATCCAGATCTCCAAACGGATGACGAAAAAGAACT CGTCCTCAAACGAGCCACATCTCCGTTGCTCAAAGAACAACATCCCCAAAGCTAGAATGAGAACTCTGAAAATGAGCATCGTCATAGTGATCTGCTTCATCGTCTGCTGGACTCCATACTACCTGTTGGGTTTGTGGTACTGGTTCTTCCCAGACGACCTGGAGGGGAAAGTCTCCCACTCCCTCACCCACATCCTCTTCATCTGTGGGCTTTTCAATGCCTGCCTGGACCCAATCATCTATGGCCTGTTCACCATGCGCTTCCACAGGGGGCTAAGGAGCTGCTACCGCAACACAAGAGTGATGTCAGACCTGGAGACGAATAAAATGAAGTGTACTGCCACTGCTTTGCCCTATGAAAGGAGGATGGCTACTGGTGAAAAAGACAGCAACTGTGGACAGGCTGAGTCAAAATCTCCTCTGAAGGGAGATACCCTTGTTATTTCAGCGCTGAGTGTACAACATGATCAGAAAACAGAGCAGAACCAGGATCTTGACACTGCTAATAGAACTGGTTAA